One genomic region from Nymphaea colorata isolate Beijing-Zhang1983 chromosome 10, ASM883128v2, whole genome shotgun sequence encodes:
- the LOC116262520 gene encoding sister chromatid cohesion protein SCC4 isoform X1 → MEAVAEALWGLADIHESSGDIGAAVKCLEAICQSQVSFLPMIEVKTRLRIATILLNHTDHVNHAKAHLERSQLLLKQIPSCFELKCRAYSLLSQCYHLVGAIPPQKQILNKGLELTATQNGISGILWSCNFNLQLANALVIDGDYHGSIRTLECGYLCASQANYSELMMVFATSMLHVHLMQWEDMNDVKNAVEKCDEVWRSIPEGKRQYCRGLYLYSQLLHTFYLLRICDYKNAAQHVEKMDATLKEDMQHVQQVEGLIAELNGINESLSHHDLHHQQRALLCQRQIQLQEHLKTFTKTCSAGRGYLEPSCVGDLKNAWKEKLELGPAPLNGEWLPKSAVHALVDLVAVIFGRPKGLFKECTRRLQSGLNTTYEELLKLGITDVVREVDLQHRTIWIAGVYLMLLMQLLENKVAIDLTRSEFFDAQEALWQMKNWFLRFPTILQGCESMIEMLIGQYAHSVGCYKDAAWHFIEAAKLTENKSFQAMCQIYAAVSFICIGDAESSSQALDLIGPIYRVMDSFIGVREKTGVLFAYGLLQMRQHNLQEARIRLASGLRLTHQHLGNIQLVSQYLTVLGSLALALHDTGQAREILKSSLTLAKTLYDVPTQIWILSIFTALYQELGESRSEVENADYERKKIDDLRKRISDAESSPHHLELIGMQIEKLKTEAQLREFDMRQADPGPSMISSLDIPESVDLVSPLPSRAASRLTAADHRRRRT, encoded by the exons ATGGAGGCCGTCGCCGAGGCGTTATGGGGGCTGGCCGACATCCATGAGTCTAGTGGCGACATCGGAGCGGCTGTGAAATGCCTGGAGGCAATCTGTCAAAGCCAGGTCTCCTTCTTACCCATGATCGAAGTCAAGACTCGCCTGAGAATCGCCACTATTCTGCTGAACCACACGGATCACGTCAACCACGCCAAAGCTCACCTCGAGAGATCG CAATTGCTTTTGAAGCAAATCCCGTCATGTTTTGAACTAAAATGCAGAGCTTATAGCTTGCTTAGTCAATGCTATCATCTAGTTGGTGCCATCCCACCCCAAAAACAGATCTTGAATAAGGGTCTGGAGCTAACCGCTACACAAAATGG aaTTTCAGGGATATTATGGTCATGCAATTTCAATTTGCAGCTTGCAAATGCATTGGTTATTGATGGTGATTACCATGGATCTATACGCACCTTGGAGTGTGGTTATCTTTGTGCGTCCCAAGCCAATTATAGTGAGCTTATG ATGGTTTTCGCAACCTCAATGTTGCATGTTCACTTGATGCAATGGGAAGATATGaatgatgttaaaaatgctgtTGAAAAATGTGATGAAGTTTGGAGATCTATTCCTGAGGGAAAG AGACAGTATTGCCGTGGCTTATATCTTTACAGTCAGTTGCTTCATACATTTTATCTGCTTAGGATATGCGACTATAAGAATGCTGCTCAGCATGTTGAAAAGATGGATGCTACTCTAAAGGAGGACATGCAGCATGTTCAGCAAGTTGAAGGCCTGATTGCTGAGCTCAACGGTATAAATGAGAGCCTGTCTCATCATGACCTGCACCACCAGCAAAGGGCACTCTTATGTCAGAGACAAATTCAGCTGCAAGAGCACTTGAAAACTTTCACCAAAACTTGCTCTGCTGGAAGAGGTTACCTTGAACCATCTTGTGTTGGAGATCTAAAAAATGCATGGAAAGAGAAGCTAGAACTTGGACCAGCCCCTCTAAATGGGGAATGGTTGCCAAAAAGTGCAGTTCATGCACTGGTTGACCTTGTTGCAGTTATATTTGGTCGCCCAAAAGGATTATTTAAGGAGTGCACAAGACGTCTCCAATCAGGATTGAACACGACCTATG AGGAGCTACTGAAGCTTGGAATCACTGATGTTGTGAGAG AGGTGGATTTGCAACATCGGACTATATGGATTGCTGGTGTTTATTTGATGCTTCTGATGCAATTACTTGAAAACAAGGTCGCGATCGATCTGACACGGTCTGAATTTTTTGATGCTCAAGAG GCATTATGGCAAATGAAGAATTGGTTTTTACGCTTCCCAACAATCCTTCAAGGATGCGAGAGCATGATTGAAATGCTTATTGGGCAGTATGCACATTCTGTAGGCTGCTACAAGGACGCTGCTTGGCATTTTATTGAAGCGGCAAAG TTGACAGAAAACAAGTCATTTCAGGCCATGTGTCAAATTTATGCAGCTGTTTCTTTTATATGCATTGGTGATGCTGAATCATCTTCTCAG GCACTGGATTTAATTGGTCCAATTTATAGGGTGATGGATTCCTTTATAGGAGTTCGGGAGAAAACCGGTGTCCTTTTTGCTTATGGGCTTCTACAGATGAGGCAACATAATTTGCAGGAAGCACG GATTCGCTTAGCAAGCGGACTAAGGCTTACTCACCAGCACTTGGGGAATATTCAGCTTGTTTCTCAGTATCTTACTGTTCTTGGCAGTTTGGCATTAGCTCTACATGACACTGGGCAGGCTAGAGAAATTTTGAAGTCCTCTTTGACACTAGCAAAAACACTCTATGATGTTCCTACACAAATATGGATACTTTCCATTTTCACAG CTTTATACCAAGAATTGGGGGAATCTAGAAGTGAGGTAGAGAACGCTgattatgaaaggaaaaaaatagatgATTTAAGGAAGAGAATATCAGATGCAGAGTCATCACCACATCACCTTGAGCTG ATTGGTATGCagattgaaaaattgaaaaccGAGGCTCAATTGCGTGAGTTTGACATGAGACAGGCTGATCCTGGTCCATCCATGATATCGAGTTTGGATATTCCTGAATCTGTGGATTTAGTATCACCGCTTCCTTCTCGTGCAGCTTCCAGATTGACTGCAGCTGACCATAGGAGGCGAAGGACTTGA
- the LOC116262520 gene encoding sister chromatid cohesion protein SCC4 isoform X2: MGILWSCNFNLQLANALVIDGDYHGSIRTLECGYLCASQANYSELMMVFATSMLHVHLMQWEDMNDVKNAVEKCDEVWRSIPEGKRQYCRGLYLYSQLLHTFYLLRICDYKNAAQHVEKMDATLKEDMQHVQQVEGLIAELNGINESLSHHDLHHQQRALLCQRQIQLQEHLKTFTKTCSAGRGYLEPSCVGDLKNAWKEKLELGPAPLNGEWLPKSAVHALVDLVAVIFGRPKGLFKECTRRLQSGLNTTYEELLKLGITDVVREVDLQHRTIWIAGVYLMLLMQLLENKVAIDLTRSEFFDAQEALWQMKNWFLRFPTILQGCESMIEMLIGQYAHSVGCYKDAAWHFIEAAKLTENKSFQAMCQIYAAVSFICIGDAESSSQALDLIGPIYRVMDSFIGVREKTGVLFAYGLLQMRQHNLQEARIRLASGLRLTHQHLGNIQLVSQYLTVLGSLALALHDTGQAREILKSSLTLAKTLYDVPTQIWILSIFTALYQELGESRSEVENADYERKKIDDLRKRISDAESSPHHLELIGMQIEKLKTEAQLREFDMRQADPGPSMISSLDIPESVDLVSPLPSRAASRLTAADHRRRRT; this comes from the exons ATGG GGATATTATGGTCATGCAATTTCAATTTGCAGCTTGCAAATGCATTGGTTATTGATGGTGATTACCATGGATCTATACGCACCTTGGAGTGTGGTTATCTTTGTGCGTCCCAAGCCAATTATAGTGAGCTTATG ATGGTTTTCGCAACCTCAATGTTGCATGTTCACTTGATGCAATGGGAAGATATGaatgatgttaaaaatgctgtTGAAAAATGTGATGAAGTTTGGAGATCTATTCCTGAGGGAAAG AGACAGTATTGCCGTGGCTTATATCTTTACAGTCAGTTGCTTCATACATTTTATCTGCTTAGGATATGCGACTATAAGAATGCTGCTCAGCATGTTGAAAAGATGGATGCTACTCTAAAGGAGGACATGCAGCATGTTCAGCAAGTTGAAGGCCTGATTGCTGAGCTCAACGGTATAAATGAGAGCCTGTCTCATCATGACCTGCACCACCAGCAAAGGGCACTCTTATGTCAGAGACAAATTCAGCTGCAAGAGCACTTGAAAACTTTCACCAAAACTTGCTCTGCTGGAAGAGGTTACCTTGAACCATCTTGTGTTGGAGATCTAAAAAATGCATGGAAAGAGAAGCTAGAACTTGGACCAGCCCCTCTAAATGGGGAATGGTTGCCAAAAAGTGCAGTTCATGCACTGGTTGACCTTGTTGCAGTTATATTTGGTCGCCCAAAAGGATTATTTAAGGAGTGCACAAGACGTCTCCAATCAGGATTGAACACGACCTATG AGGAGCTACTGAAGCTTGGAATCACTGATGTTGTGAGAG AGGTGGATTTGCAACATCGGACTATATGGATTGCTGGTGTTTATTTGATGCTTCTGATGCAATTACTTGAAAACAAGGTCGCGATCGATCTGACACGGTCTGAATTTTTTGATGCTCAAGAG GCATTATGGCAAATGAAGAATTGGTTTTTACGCTTCCCAACAATCCTTCAAGGATGCGAGAGCATGATTGAAATGCTTATTGGGCAGTATGCACATTCTGTAGGCTGCTACAAGGACGCTGCTTGGCATTTTATTGAAGCGGCAAAG TTGACAGAAAACAAGTCATTTCAGGCCATGTGTCAAATTTATGCAGCTGTTTCTTTTATATGCATTGGTGATGCTGAATCATCTTCTCAG GCACTGGATTTAATTGGTCCAATTTATAGGGTGATGGATTCCTTTATAGGAGTTCGGGAGAAAACCGGTGTCCTTTTTGCTTATGGGCTTCTACAGATGAGGCAACATAATTTGCAGGAAGCACG GATTCGCTTAGCAAGCGGACTAAGGCTTACTCACCAGCACTTGGGGAATATTCAGCTTGTTTCTCAGTATCTTACTGTTCTTGGCAGTTTGGCATTAGCTCTACATGACACTGGGCAGGCTAGAGAAATTTTGAAGTCCTCTTTGACACTAGCAAAAACACTCTATGATGTTCCTACACAAATATGGATACTTTCCATTTTCACAG CTTTATACCAAGAATTGGGGGAATCTAGAAGTGAGGTAGAGAACGCTgattatgaaaggaaaaaaatagatgATTTAAGGAAGAGAATATCAGATGCAGAGTCATCACCACATCACCTTGAGCTG ATTGGTATGCagattgaaaaattgaaaaccGAGGCTCAATTGCGTGAGTTTGACATGAGACAGGCTGATCCTGGTCCATCCATGATATCGAGTTTGGATATTCCTGAATCTGTGGATTTAGTATCACCGCTTCCTTCTCGTGCAGCTTCCAGATTGACTGCAGCTGACCATAGGAGGCGAAGGACTTGA